Below is a genomic region from Heptranchias perlo isolate sHepPer1 chromosome 26, sHepPer1.hap1, whole genome shotgun sequence.
tgtgtacagtgtgggggaggggcagtgtgtgtacagtgtgggggaggggcagtgtgtgtacagtgtgggggaggggcagtgtgtgtacagtgtgggggggaggggcagtgtgtgtacagtgtggggggaggggcagtgtgtgtacagtgtgggggaggggcagtgtgtgtacagtgtgggggaggggcagtgtgtgtacagtgtggggggaggggctgtgtgtgtacagagtgtggggggaggggctgtgtgtgtacagagtgtggggggaggggcagtgtgtgtacagtgtggggggaggggcagtgtgtgtacagagtgggggaggggctgtgtgtgtacagagtgtggggggaggggcagtgtgtgtacagtgtggggggaggggcagtgtgtgtacagagtgggggaggggctgtgtgtgtacagagtgtggggggaggggcagtgtgtgtacagtgtggggggaggggcagtgtgtgtaccgagtgtggggggaggggcagtgtgtgtaccgagtgtggggggaggggcagtgtgtgtaccgagtgtggggggaggggcagtgtgtgtaccgagtgtggggggaggggcagtgtgtgtaccgagtgtggggggaggggcagtgtgtgtaccgagtgtggggggaggggcagtgtgtgtaccgagtgtggggggaggggcagtgtgtgtacagtgtggggggaggggcagtgtgtgtacagagtgggggaggggctgtgtgtgtacagagtgtggggggaggggcagtgtgtgtacagtgtggggggaggggcagtgtgtgtaccgagtgtggggggaggggcagtgtgtgtaccgagtgtggggggaggggcagtgtgtgtaccgagtgtggggggaggggcagtgtgtgtaccgagtgtggggggaggggcagtgtgtgtaccgagtgtggggggaggggcagtgtgtgtaccgagtgtggggggaggggcagtgtgtgtaccgagtgtggggggaggggcagtgtgtgtaccgagtgtggggggaggggcagtgtgtgtacagtgtgggggaggggctgtgtgtgtaccgagtgggggaggggctgtgtgtgtaccgagtgtgggggaggggcagtgtgtgtacagtgtgggggaggggctgtgtgtgtaccgagtgggggaggggctgtgtgtgtaccgagtgtgggggaggggcagtgtgtgtacagtgtgggggaggggcagtgtgtgtacagtgtgggggaggggcagtgtgtgtacagtgtgggggaggggcagtgtgtgtacagtgtgggggaggggcagtgtgtgtacagtgtgggggaggggcagtgtgtgtacagtgtgggggaggggcagtgtgtgtacagtgtgggggaggggcagtgtgtgtacagtgtgggggaggggcagagtgcgtacagtgtgggggaggggcagagtgggtGAGGGGTTACTGGTTAAGCCAATTGTCAGTCAGCTCATTGAATCAGTGAGCCCAGTCTGATGTTTAATGGTGTTTCTCAGACTTTTTTTTTCaagaaatatactttattcataaaatttgcaacaatccagttgtcatatctcattccaaacgtacacaatacagattatacaattttcaggttacatcaagtacagttcaatgaacacattggacataattacagttcatgacactctagggtgtctcattgcaccacaatcaatacaggtgattcattacagattcattacaggtacattacatttcattacatcaatttgaattttacattctgcccgagggggtttttccctgatttcagcccctcggtttacaatggcgggaaggctctatacggttgcctttccccacagggcctttgcggcggccgcacccatcctcagtgcgtccctgagcacgtagtcctggaccttggaatgtgccagtctgcaacactcggtcgaggacagctccttgcactggaagaccagcaagtttcgggcagaccaaagggcgtctttcaccgagttgatggtcttccagcagcagttgatgtccgtctcggtgtgcgtccccgggaacagcccgtagagcacagagtcctgtgttacggaactgctcgggacgaacctggacagataccactgcatctctctccagaccttctttgcaaaggcacattccataaggagatgggtgacggtctcgtctccaccgcaacctcctctgggacagcgcgcggtggcgctgagagtccgggagtgcatgaaggatctgacgggaagggcccttctcaccaccagccaagctcggtcttggtgcttgtttgaaagctctggcgatgaggcgttctgccaaatgacattgacagtctgctcggggaaccaaccgacaggatccaccatctccttttccctcagggtctcgaggacgttacgtgcggaccacttactgatcgccttgtggtcaaaggtgtttttttgcacaaacctttccatgaaggacaggtggggcggaacggtccaactggacggagcgttccgtggcagcgtggccaggcccatccttctcaacaccggggacaggtagaacctcagcacgtagtgacactttgtgtttgcgtaccgagggtctatgcacagcttgatgcagccgcacacaaaggtggccatcaggatgagggccacattggggcacgcctttccccactttctccggagatttgtacatcgtgaccctgcggacatggtccatttttgatctccagacaaagtggaagatggctcgggtgactgtcgcggcgcacgagcgaggtatgggccagacctgtgccacgtacagcaacaccgagagcacctcgctcctgatgaccaggttcatgcccacgatcgagagggatcgtcgatcccacagtcccagtttctgcttaaccttggaaatacgctcctcccagtttttggtgcacgccccggcccccccgaaccagacccccagcaccttcaggtaatccgacctgacggtgaaggggacaaaggatcggtcggtccagttcccaaagaacatggcctcgctcttgctacgatttaccctggcccccgaggccagttcgaactggtcacagatgctcatcaatctgcggaccgagagctgatccgagcaaaagacggcgacgtcatccatgtacagggaggccttgacctgagtgcctccgctgcctgggatcgtcacccctcttatgcccacatccctcctgatggactcggcaaagggttcgatgcaacacacgaacaagacggaggagagaggacagccctgcctgactccagatttgatcgtgaagctttctgattcccacccgttgattgaaactgcgctactgatgtttgtggtttgtgtagagcagttggatccaattgcggattccctccccaaaccccattttggagagcacgtccatcatgtacgtgtgggatattctgtcaaaggccttctcctggtccaggctgatcaggcaggtgttcacccccctgtcctgtacgtaggcaatcgtatccctgagtagcgccaggctatcagagatcttcctgccgggtacggtgcaggtctgatcggggtggatcaccacctccagggctgacttgacccgattggcgatgaccttggacagaattttgtagtccacgttaagtagtgagatgggtcgccaatttttgatttcttccctctcccccttctgcttgtagatgagggtgatgatgcctttcctcatggagtctgacatgctgcctgccaggagcatacccccgtacacttccagcaggtctgggcctatccagtcccacagagccgagtacaactccatcggtaagccgtcgcttccgggagtcttactcttctcgaaggatcggacggcctttgtcagttcgtccagagttagcgggtgatccagactctcccgcttgctgtcgtctagaacctccgtgatagacgacaagaaggagtgggaggccgcgctgtctgtgggcttcgcgtcgtacagtccggcataaaaggatttgcagatcctcagtatgtcgggctgcgaggacgtgaccgagccgtcctcttccttcaggctgctgatcacagagctctctctgtgcaccttttggaagaagaagcgcgagcaagtctcgtcctgctccacggagcggactctggaccggaagatgatcttggaggcctcggaggcaaagagcgaggcttgctggtccttcacctctctgagttcctccccgacatcgatccccatcgactgcagcaggagaagattctgcatgcttttctggagtcgggacatttccctctgcctctctctcgccttctgaacacctttgaggatgaagaacctcttgatgttcgccttgatggcttcccaccagtgcactggggaatcaaagaggggctttacggttctccaacctttgtaatccctcgtcagttcctcaatgtttcccggggtcagcagtttcacgttcagcttccatgtcctcctgcccactctctgatcgtcctgtaggtgacagtcggccaggaggaggcagtggtcagagaagaacaccggtgtgaccttggtggatctgaccttgagcgtcaGGGgcgcaaacaggaagtctatcctggaacggacggacccgtctggtctgtaCCAGGTGTATTTGACGCGCTGTCccatctgcagggttgctgaagacgtcgcacagcttggcgtctttcaaagcttccatcaggagtttggacgtggtgtccagttgctgtcggctctgccggatcgtccagccgcatcgatgatgcagttgaagttacggtttcccggagccgttcttcgctctctgcggtgctgctcccggcctcccggggctggtgtACACTGGGCACTACGCTGCTCCTCGTGTCCCGGGGCTGGTGTACACTGGGCACTACACTGCTCCTGGTGTCCCGGGGCTGGTGTACACTGGGCACTACGCTGCTCCTGGTGTCCCGGGGCTGGTGTACACTGGGCACTACGCTGCTCCTGGTGTCCCGGGGCTGGTGTACACTGGGCACTACGCTGCTCCTGGTGTCCCGGGGCTGGTGTACACTGGGCACTACGCTGCTCCTCGTGTCCCGGGGCTGGTGTACACTGGGCACTACGCTGCTCCTCGTGTCCCGGGGCTGGTGTACACTGGGCACTACGCTGCTCCTGGTGTCCCGGGGCTGGTGTACACTGGGCACTACGCTGCTCCCggcctcccggggctggtgtACACTGGGCACTACACTGCTCCTGGTGTCCCGGGGCTGGTGTACACTGGGCACTACACTGCTCCTGGTGTCCCGGGGCTGGTGTACACTGGGCACTACGCTGCTCCTGGTGTCCCGGGGCTGGTGTACACTGGGCACTACGCTGCTCCTGGTGTCCCGGGGCTGGTGTACACTGGGCACTACGCTGCTCCTGGTGTCCCGGGGCTGGAGGGTgctggaggcgttgtcgctcccatTTTCTGGAGATGGGGGCTGTCGATCGCGTCGCTGTCGCCTTGGATGTTTTGCCGCTTTCGGTGGGACGCCTGACTGCTTCGCTCCTGTCGTCTCTCCTCGTCAGACGCTGTAGTCGGTAGGAGCTCGTTTCCTTTCCTCTGGCTTCCTCTTTCTGTTCTTCTTGCTCACTAGCTGCCATTcttcctctgctgcctcctcgtccatggactctgtcgtctggtggggaggctcggagctgggtgtcggggtcttGCAGTTTTCAgcttgaccctttcctcgctCCGGTCGGGGTCTTCTCGGAGGAGGTCACGGCGGGACGAGGgttcttggccttctttggggcagccttgcttgttgccccctcctcctttgctgtgttgctcttggccgcctgggcgtagctgaagctgcgtttggggcaggccctgtagagatggccatcctccccgcacaggttgcagcgcttgctctccttgcagtccttagtctggtgcccttcctgcttgcagttcttgcagacggttgcagtgcaggaggccgccacgtggccggatttgccgcaggtgcgacagactctgggttgccccacgtacatgatgtaccctcgacttcctccgatggcgaagctggagggagggtggacgatgttgccgtgggcgtccagtctcaacgttgccgtgacctccctcttgctggtccagatcccgaactggtcggtgacgtcaacgctgttctccgccccgttgacgtatctggcgaggaacgaCAGCACATCGACGACCGGGACGTGTGGATTGTACATGTGGACAATCAGCTtccgattcctctgcgttgggagggtgaagagcggctccgcagTGAGAATCGCCAGCGGTCCTTCACTCCCCTTCTCCCCGAACACCTGAAGAAacttctggcatccagcgacggtcttAAAGGTGACGTCAAAGTATCtgcttcgagggaaatcctgtaGGCAGAAGATGTCCGCTGCTTTAAATCCACAGCACTCGACCAAAATGCACGATCCATCGGTGTAACACATTGAACTGTCGttaccgtcaccctgacggtgtttggcacaccatggccgggtgcccgggtgcccttccctgccattgcagtattGATGTCGTccctatgcaaatttaggggcggagccacaCACAAATCGACCAAtcgcagcaaagtccgcactttgcgagcgcacgaggtcacAGCCTGTGTTCCGATCCACTCCGATCCAAATAAACTGAATGGGAACACACTCGATCTGAGCCAAAAGACCGGTTGCACTGTCTGAAGGAGACCTGTTATTTGCTGCGGGTCTTTGCATTGTGTGGCTGGTCTCCACTCACCCGCTGCCGGGACCTGTCAGATTGGGACTGGGGGCCGGGGCCTGAGAGTCTGGTGCCCTCGACTGAAATGGCCTGAGGGGCAGATGTTCCGTGGGCTTTTGGGACCCTCTGGGGCTGTGAGGAGgaagggactgggggaggggtctggggactagggagggggaggggactgaggaGGGGTCGGGGGAGTggacagggggagggggcgggtgggaTGGAGGGGTCTGGGGTAGGGTATGGGACCGGGGGCAGGGATCTGTGGTTGGGGGATGGGacggggaaggggaggggtttgggggttgGGTATGGGGCCGGGGGCAGGGATctgtggttgggggagggggaggggacgggaGGAGGGGGCTGTACAGTTAATGATTTAATAAGAAGCAGGTTGAATATGTTCGGGGAGTGTTCAGTCAGCTGGCAATTCAtgcactctccctgtttcaggcGATTTATAAAATGGTGGGCACGGTGATCATGATGAGGATGAATGAGGACCATCTCACCCCACAGCAGCGAGTGGACAAGATCTTCAGTAAAATGGATAAAGACCACAATGACCAGATCACACTCGAGGAGTTCAAGGAGGCAGCAAAGAGTGACCCATCGATTGTGCTCCTGCTGCAATGTGACATTCAGGAATAGAGCAGGACAGGGGACCAGCCCACCAGCAACTTCTCAATGTTTGACGCAGCCATCCCTCCAATACTGTGTACCCGGGCACAAAGCAACCATTCAACCATTATAACCTTTCAACTCCCTCAGTAGATCATCAGGAGTAGACCCCTGCCCCAGTACCGAATTTCAAAGGAACAGTCACCCACACTGTACACATTCAAACAGGGGACCATTCCACATTAGAAAGTCCAAATGGGGCAGGAATCTCGTCACAGCAACAGGGGTCGGGTCAAAGGTAAAGGTTTTCAGGAGTGTCATGTTTGAGGAAGGTGTCACTGTGATCATCGCTCGAGTGCAGTAAGGGTTACTGACTGTGTAACCATACAAAGTCAGCAGGGTAATGGTTACTGACTGTTAAATGTTACAAGGTTAGCAGAGTAAGGGTTACTGACTTTTTAACTGTAAAAATTCAGCAATTAcaggttactcactgtgtaactaaaGAAATTCAGCTGGATAAGTGTTACTGACTGTGTAACTATACAATGTTAACTGAGTAAGGGTTACTGACTGTGTAACTATACAATGTTAACTGGGTAATGGTTACTGACTGTAACAGGACAATGTTAGCAGGGTAATGGTTACTGACAGTGTAACGATACACTGTTAACAGGTTAATGGTTACTGACTGTAACAGGACAATGTTAGCAGGGTAATGGTTACTGACAGTGTAACCAGTGAAGGAAGACAATGGACTCTCGCCCTGGCCAGTGGGGGAAGGGCTTGAGACACTTGCCTTGAGCCAGTGGGAGAAGGGCTGGAACTTTTCTCTCGCTGGGAGGTTTAGTTTGGAAATCACAAATGTTTCACCCCCTTGATGAAACCTTTAAACTGTAACTTTGTCCCTATTAGTTTCTGTGCAATATTTGATACTTTGTGCATGTGCTACAATTCTGTAAATTGACATTTCCCATTCTTCATGAAGCGTAGAAACAGTGATGTGTCTGTGAATGGTACAGAGTTACTTGTGGTTATTAAACTCTGCCTGAAATGCATTCTGTCCACATTCATAATTTGGTGTCTGGAACCTGCTAGAAGTTCAAGAGGTaattaattaaagatgaaatgacAAGATATCTTGATAAAGAGAGAATAGTTAGAAGGAGCCAGTACAGATATCCAAAGGAACAATCGTGATTGACAAACCTGCTGATAGAATTCTCTGAGGAGGTAACAGACCTGGTCgatggggaaatgcagtggatgtagtgtatatggactctaGGAAAGCCTGCAACAAGGAGAGATCATTGGAGATTATTAaaggtatggaattagggggaggataTCAAACTGGATTAAAAGTGGTTAGAAGGGAGAAGACAGAGTAGGAGTTATGGGCAGTTTCTCAGAGAGGCTGGAGGTGGGTTGTGAgcagtggtgtccctcaggatTCTGTTCTGGAGCCACTTCTGTTCACTctgttcatcatcgctgggtcaaaatcctggaactcccttcctaacagcactgtgggagaaccttcaccacacggactgcagcggttcaagaaggcggctcaccaccaccttctcaagggcagttagggatgggcaataaatgccggcctcgccagcgacgcccacatcctgagaatgaattaaaaaattagTGATTTGGATATACGGAGTGATGTCGAAATTTGcagataccaaaataggaggtatagttaattctttagaccaaaggaagctgtaaAGGGACATTTGATAAGATgagggaatgggctaaaaagttgcagatggaattcagtgtcaaaATATAACAGCAGTAATGATACTGTGAATGGGAATCAGCTCGgtatgtggaagagcagagggatttgaggGACAGGTTTCCAGGATGTTAAAGGCAGCGCCTCAGGGTGATGAGGCTGTGACAAAGTGATTGGAATTCGAGGCTTTGTCACAAGAGACCTAGAATCTAAAAACCAAGAGAGAATGATAATCCTACATAAAACTTTAATAAGCCCTCAGTTATTGGGCTCTGCACTATAGGGAGGATACTGAGGCTTTTGAGAGgggacagcacagattcaccaggacactgcccAGAATAAGGGAATATAAACACAAGgagagacttgaaaaattggggtttTATCATGAGAACAGCAGAGATTACAGGGAGATATGATTAAAGTGTTTACAATTGTGAAAGACGGGACaaggtagatagaaacagactgtttccagtagtcgaGGGGTCAAGAACGAGAGACTGTAaaaacaagattaaatgtaagagattttgaACAGAGGGGAGGAGGAACTTtgtcacagagagttgtgaggctgtggaattcactcccagagttagtggttgaggcagaaactgccaacattgaagattagattggagaggggGGATGAAGGGACATGGGGACAGGGTGGGTCATTATAATTAGGGCCATTAGCttatgtggagggtaaatgctgatACGGAttggtcgggccgaatggcctgtttcggtgatgTGGGTTCTATGGAAAAGCCAGAGGAGGTTCAGAACACTGAGGCGTTGAACTTTGAAAGGACCAAGCTGACAGGCagtgagggaggaactaaaagacttggggcccgatgttagcagggctgcgggttctcggcgggggggcaatcgggcgcgtgggtaacgcgcccggtgaaattagtctgctttccgcgcgatcgtagcagacaatccactaattggatccacttacctcttgttccgggttccccgctgctgatctgcgcggcgggcgggctgagcatgtgcagtaaggtctgtcagctagaggcgctctatttaaaggggcagtcctccactgacagatgctgcaacaaataggaaaaattacagcatggagcagcccagggggaaggctgctcccagtttaatgatgcctcactccaggtatcaatacatggggtgaggaggagggggaggacagagatcttcccccccagcgggcaggaggaagcggcctgcctctgccaccaagaaggcctggctcgaggtggcagaggaggtcacctgcgccaccaacatatcgcccacctgcatacagtgcaggaggcgctgcaatgacctcagtaggtcagccaaagtgagtacacgtagtctttcccctacactccgtctgccacatcactgcccccaccccacatctccttcggcactgccaacactactctgtcacatgactcctcatacccactcaaacctcatcctcatcttacctgcacctactcacctcgccagtactcatcccgccactaacacgcagcccaatcctcatacaatctcatggctctatctcatactcaccctctcgttcatctctttcacggtcagtctcactcaacctgccactacctgtgctgcagccacagggcatgcatcagatatgtgcagtaggaagcgtaaggcaaacgtgtcgtgagcatgaaggggatgcacaagggtgtttgagggtttgtcatgggtgttacttgaatttctgaacaactcacattacatattatattgttgtggagatgccggtgatggactggggttgacaattgtaaacaattttacaacaccaagttatagtccagcaattttattttaaattcacaagctttcggaggcttcctccttcgtcaggttttttcacatcgttcacctgacgaaggaggaagcctctgaaagcttgtgaatttaaaataaaattgctggactataacttggtgttgtaaaattgtttacaaatattatattggcaccactactgccacgtctttgcgaatcttgtctggtttgtgcaataatgcccgctcctgaggatcactatgaggacccacaactgatgccacccattgtgtcactgcagagtgggtgtaggtgtatttgcagggctcttctgcgcagacgactgagagatgtcggcgatgtccccggttgcagcctggaaggatgcggaggagaagttgttgagggcagtggtgactttgacaacgacaggtaagaagatggtgctcgggccggccgggagcagctcggcatgaaggaggctgcagatgtccacgactacatgtcgagtgactctgagcctccgtgtgcactgctgctcagagaggtccaggaagctgaacctcggtctgtggaccctgtggcgagggtagtgccctctgcgacgcatctctctctgccattgccctccctcctgctgtacaggtggatgtgtcacagcactctgttgtggagctccacgtgtcagaggtggacggcgaggctggtgatgctgttcgtcctccgaggaggtcatgactgcagctacagcggccccccatccgcaagatgtacatctgagggggtccgcaaggtaggtacatgtctccggaccccggggtgagtgtgcaggttggtgacttcgaccatcaggaggagggtggtggaggccaaactttgtcccaagtgacagagtggcctcctgcaatggctgagggtctcccccacccccccaccccgccccacctgtcaaatggacctttgcagctgccacaggctgacagctgcaacacgtccatttgatctgggagtgtttcccccagtgtgggaaacagtcccactttgttctaaaatcccacataatcccttaatcaggtcagttaatgacctgaaatacctaaataaatactgtcaagtggcatcctgctggctttaattgcctgcggaatt
It encodes:
- the LOC137342788 gene encoding visinin-like protein 1 isoform X2, with translation MGKHNSKLTPEVMDDLVKSTEFNEQELKQWYKGFLKDCPTGILNLEEFQQLYVKAIYKMVGTVIMMRMNEDHLTPQQRVDKIFSKMDKDHNDQITLEEFKEAAKSDPSIVLLLQCDIQE